The Deltaproteobacteria bacterium genome window below encodes:
- a CDS encoding PLDc N-terminal domain-containing protein, translating to MPLAMPVATPLAVLMAASWWADHTAVALEVAFVAYAIAISTVVVLERRRPTTTLALVLALVFVPVLGLLAYMLLSRSVRRRRKVRQRRIVRPIEALRGVATVAAQPDELPPLPRGLVRLAIATAAAPVRRAVDVRVLSDPEGIFAAMRAAIDGAESFIHLLFYIWHDDDTGRDLVMRLAARARAGVRVRVLVDDMGSVGVGARHFGPLLEAGGEVARFGKLRLGWRPWRSRLNFRNHRKIVVVDGRCGFIGGVNVGDEYAGQLDDRRWRDLMVEVRGDAVLGLDAVFLEDWLSSTGQVLDTHGQLPQELRDLDARRPRRRGPRTGGERERERRLRAGDPFQALPPRPPTRQGALMQVIPSGPDAPNDEAIATQVVASIAIATARVWIVTPYFVPDDPLLLAIRTAALRGVDVRVLVPTPAANDSRLVAFAASSYYDELLESGARVFEYHGGMLHAKYALFDDVALVGSANMDVRSFHLNYEVIAMFYDAEVTRALGIRFIEDLTAAREVTLAMRETRRWWQRVGEGAARVVSPLL from the coding sequence GTGCCCCTCGCCATGCCAGTGGCCACGCCGTTGGCCGTGCTGATGGCCGCGTCGTGGTGGGCGGATCACACCGCGGTCGCGCTCGAGGTCGCGTTCGTGGCCTACGCGATCGCCATCTCGACGGTGGTGGTGCTCGAGCGCCGCCGTCCGACCACCACCTTGGCGCTGGTGCTCGCGCTGGTGTTCGTGCCCGTGCTGGGGCTGCTGGCGTACATGCTGCTGAGCCGCAGCGTGCGGCGCCGTCGCAAGGTCCGCCAGCGCCGCATCGTGCGGCCCATCGAGGCGCTGCGGGGCGTCGCCACCGTCGCCGCGCAGCCCGACGAGCTGCCGCCGCTGCCGCGGGGCCTGGTGCGATTGGCGATCGCGACCGCGGCGGCGCCCGTGCGTCGCGCGGTCGACGTGCGCGTGCTGTCCGATCCCGAGGGCATCTTCGCGGCCATGCGCGCGGCGATCGACGGCGCGGAGTCGTTCATCCACCTGCTGTTCTACATCTGGCACGACGACGACACCGGTCGCGACCTCGTGATGCGCCTGGCCGCACGTGCCCGCGCGGGGGTGCGCGTGCGCGTGTTGGTCGACGACATGGGCAGCGTCGGTGTCGGCGCGCGGCACTTCGGCCCGCTGCTCGAGGCCGGCGGTGAGGTGGCGCGCTTCGGCAAGCTGCGCTTGGGCTGGCGACCGTGGCGTTCGCGGCTCAACTTCCGCAACCACCGCAAGATCGTGGTGGTCGACGGTCGCTGTGGCTTCATCGGCGGGGTCAACGTCGGCGACGAGTACGCCGGCCAGCTCGACGACCGACGCTGGCGCGACCTGATGGTCGAGGTGCGCGGCGACGCGGTGCTCGGGCTCGACGCGGTGTTCCTCGAGGATTGGCTGTCGTCGACGGGCCAGGTGCTCGACACCCACGGCCAGCTGCCGCAGGAGCTGCGGGACCTCGACGCCAGGCGACCCCGGCGTCGCGGGCCTCGGACCGGGGGCGAGCGCGAGCGCGAGCGTCGGCTGCGGGCCGGCGATCCGTTCCAGGCGCTGCCGCCACGACCGCCCACGCGACAGGGCGCACTCATGCAGGTGATCCCGAGCGGCCCCGACGCGCCCAACGACGAAGCCATCGCGACCCAGGTCGTCGCCAGCATCGCGATCGCCACCGCTCGCGTGTGGATCGTGACGCCCTACTTCGTGCCCGACGATCCGCTGCTGCTGGCGATCCGCACCGCGGCACTGCGCGGGGTCGACGTGCGGGTGTTGGTACCCACGCCGGCGGCCAACGACTCACGGCTGGTCGCGTTCGCAGCGTCGAGCTACTACGACGAGCTGCTCGAGTCGGGCGCGCGCGTGTTCGAGTACCACGGCGGCATGCTGCACGCGAAGTACGCCTTGTTCGACGACGTCGCGCTGGTCGGCTCCGCCAACATGGACGTGCGCAGCTTCCACCTCAACTACGAGGTGATCGCCATGTTCTACGACGCCGAGGTCACCCGCGCGCTCGGCATCCGCTTCATCGAGGACCTCACCGCCGCGCGCGAGGTCACCCTCGCGATGCGCGAGACCCGACGTTGGTGGCAGCGCGTCGGCGAGGGCGCCGCGCGGGTGGTCTCGCCGCTGCTGTGA